AAGGCGGCTACCGGCGCGCTGCTGGGGAAAATCTGGGGATTCGCGGGAAAAATCGCCGCTGGGGCGGTTATTCTGTACCAGGGAATACAGCTGGCATAAGGCGAGATTGATCCGGTCCGGCGCGTGGGGGCTGGCGGGAAGTGGCGGGAGAAATTATTTTCCGGAAAACGAAAGATGCCGGCCGTGCTTTTTCCCCCTGTCCGGGGTGCTTCCGGAGCTTATGACTTTTCCCGTCCGGCACGCAGTTTGGGATTGTTTTTGTGCCGGTCCCGGTCCCGTGAGGTTTTCTTCTCCAGATTGCGCCGCATGGCCTCGGTCAGATCCACTCCGGTCTGGTTGGCGATGCAGGTCAGCACGAAAAGCACGTCGGCCAGTTCGTCGGCCAGATCGGTCTTGTCACTGTCCTTGAAGCTCTGGTCCCCGTAGCTGCGGGTCATGATCCGGGCCACCTCCCCCACTTCCTCCATGAG
Above is a window of Desulfomicrobium orale DSM 12838 DNA encoding:
- a CDS encoding nucleotide pyrophosphohydrolase, encoding MRQLQEEVDQWVRDIGVRYFSELTNLGILMEEVGEVARIMTRSYGDQSFKDSDKTDLADELADVLFVLTCIANQTGVDLTEAMRRNLEKKTSRDRDRHKNNPKLRAGREKS